A genomic region of Tsukamurella pulmonis contains the following coding sequences:
- a CDS encoding acyl-CoA dehydrogenase family protein, which produces MDFAYDAKTTELIGQVNDFMDSHVYPAEETFHRQLAELDDRWAWDSVPVLAELRAEARSRGFWNFFLPGEGGAGLTNLQYAPLAEISGRSLHLAPAVFNCAAPDTGNMEVLNEFGTAEQKQRWLTPLLNGEIRSAFAMTEPDVASSDATNIELSIVRDGDDYVINGRKWWITGAMNPNCAVFIVMGKTAPDAERHRQQSQILVPRDTPGLEVLRGMEVFGYDDHSHGGHAELRFTDVRVPASNLIGDEGDGFAIAQARLGPGRIHHCMRSIGVAERAVEMMCERVSSRTAFGKPLSEQGVIRDWIAESRVRIEQLRLLVLKTAWLMDTVGNRGAHTEIQAIKIATPQTVQWILDKAIQSHGAGGLSQDFSLAEAYAGIRTLRFADGPDEVHKNSLARAELKRVAAKKAQ; this is translated from the coding sequence ATGGATTTCGCGTACGACGCCAAGACCACCGAACTGATCGGGCAGGTCAACGATTTCATGGACAGCCACGTCTATCCGGCGGAGGAGACCTTCCACCGCCAGCTGGCCGAGCTGGACGACCGCTGGGCATGGGACAGCGTCCCGGTCCTGGCGGAGCTGCGCGCCGAGGCTCGCAGCCGGGGCTTCTGGAACTTCTTCCTCCCCGGCGAGGGCGGTGCCGGACTGACCAACCTGCAGTACGCGCCCCTCGCCGAGATCTCCGGCCGCAGCCTGCACCTCGCGCCCGCGGTGTTCAACTGCGCGGCACCCGACACGGGGAACATGGAGGTGCTCAACGAGTTCGGTACCGCCGAGCAGAAGCAGCGATGGCTCACGCCGCTGTTGAACGGCGAGATCCGGTCGGCGTTCGCGATGACCGAGCCGGACGTCGCCAGCTCCGACGCCACCAACATCGAGCTCTCCATCGTGCGCGACGGCGACGACTACGTCATCAACGGCCGCAAGTGGTGGATCACCGGTGCGATGAACCCGAACTGCGCCGTCTTCATCGTCATGGGCAAGACCGCCCCCGATGCCGAGCGTCACCGCCAGCAGTCGCAGATCCTCGTGCCCCGCGACACCCCGGGCCTCGAGGTGCTGCGCGGCATGGAGGTCTTCGGCTACGACGACCACAGCCACGGCGGCCACGCCGAGCTGCGCTTCACCGACGTCCGCGTCCCCGCGAGCAACCTGATCGGCGACGAGGGCGACGGTTTCGCCATCGCGCAGGCCCGCCTCGGGCCCGGCCGCATCCACCACTGCATGCGCTCGATCGGCGTCGCCGAGCGCGCGGTGGAGATGATGTGCGAGCGGGTGTCGAGCCGCACCGCCTTCGGCAAGCCGCTCTCCGAGCAGGGCGTGATCCGGGACTGGATCGCCGAGTCCCGTGTGCGGATCGAGCAACTGCGCCTGCTGGTGCTCAAGACCGCCTGGCTGATGGACACCGTGGGCAACCGCGGCGCCCACACGGAGATCCAGGCGATCAAGATCGCCACCCCGCAGACGGTGCAGTGGATCCTCGACAAGGCCATCCAGTCGCACGGCGCGGGCGGCCTGTCCCAGGACTTCTCGCTCGCCGAGGCGTACGCCGGCATCCGCACGCTGCGCTTCGCCGACGGCCCCGACGAGGTGCACAAGAACTCGCTGGCGCGGGCAGAGCTCAAGCGCGTCGCAGCGAAGAAGGCGCAGTGA
- a CDS encoding acyl-CoA dehydrogenase family protein, which produces MTTAQELDGRIDEFLAAHPPIATDPLEFLRARYDAGLAWVAYPEGRGGLGLSRSLQQGVDARFAAAGAPDNRSHVNGIGLGMAAPTILAFGTAEQIDRFLRPLWTGEEIWCQLFSEPGAGSDLAGLATRAVRDGDDWIVTGQKVWTSGAHNAQWAILVARTDPDQPKHKGLTYFLCDMSDPGIDVRPLRQITGEAEFNEVFLEGVRIPDAHRLGAVGQGWQVANATLNNERVAIGGRAARREDGMIGVVAKTWRERPELRTPDLHDDLLRLWVDSEVARVTALRLGQKLASGQPGPEGAAMKLSFARLNQKLSGLELELLGEDGLRYGEWTMVRPDRVDFYGRDAGYRYLRAKGNSIEGGTSEILKNIVAERVLGLPPEHRVDKDLPWKDVPK; this is translated from the coding sequence GTGACCACCGCGCAGGAACTCGACGGGCGCATCGACGAGTTCCTCGCGGCGCACCCGCCCATCGCGACCGATCCACTGGAGTTCCTGCGCGCGCGGTACGACGCCGGGCTGGCCTGGGTGGCCTACCCCGAGGGGCGCGGCGGACTCGGGCTGTCCCGATCGCTGCAGCAGGGCGTCGACGCCCGGTTCGCCGCCGCCGGTGCCCCGGACAACCGCAGCCACGTCAACGGGATCGGGCTCGGCATGGCCGCGCCGACGATCCTCGCGTTCGGCACCGCGGAGCAGATCGACCGGTTCCTGCGCCCGCTGTGGACGGGCGAGGAGATCTGGTGCCAGCTCTTCAGCGAGCCCGGCGCGGGGTCCGATCTGGCGGGCCTCGCGACCCGCGCGGTGCGCGACGGCGACGACTGGATCGTCACCGGGCAGAAGGTGTGGACCTCGGGCGCGCACAACGCGCAGTGGGCGATCCTCGTCGCCCGCACCGACCCGGATCAGCCGAAGCACAAGGGCCTGACGTACTTCCTGTGCGACATGTCCGACCCGGGCATCGACGTGCGCCCGCTGCGGCAGATCACCGGCGAGGCCGAGTTCAACGAGGTCTTCCTCGAGGGCGTCCGCATCCCGGACGCACACCGCCTCGGCGCGGTGGGGCAGGGGTGGCAGGTTGCGAACGCCACGCTCAACAACGAGCGGGTCGCGATCGGCGGCCGCGCCGCGCGGCGCGAGGACGGCATGATTGGCGTCGTCGCGAAGACCTGGCGCGAGCGGCCCGAGCTGCGCACGCCGGACCTGCACGACGACCTGCTCCGCCTGTGGGTGGACAGCGAGGTCGCCCGCGTGACCGCGCTGCGCCTGGGACAGAAGCTCGCCTCGGGCCAGCCCGGCCCGGAGGGCGCCGCGATGAAGCTGTCGTTCGCGCGGCTGAACCAGAAGCTCTCCGGACTGGAACTGGAGCTGCTCGGTGAGGACGGCCTGCGCTACGGGGAGTGGACGATGGTCCGCCCCGACCGGGTCGACTTCTACGGCCGCGACGCCGGGTACCGGTACCTGCGCGCCAAGGGCAACTCGATCGAGGGCGGCACCTCGGAGATCCTCAAGAACATCGTGGCGGAGCGCGTGCTGGGCCTGCCGCCGGAGCACCGGGTCGACAAGGACCTGCCGTGGAAGGACGTGCCCAAGTGA
- a CDS encoding acyl-CoA dehydrogenase family protein, which produces MSFTPHLLDSDVEDDLRAAVRDLLGRRVAPSDLIAAYDGDPAPGLRSELADMGVAGLLVPEESGGAGAGAAVAGVVAEELGSACAAGDFLTSAGIATATALAAGATDLVAALAAGERTAALAVPFSVDPHGPVRGVTVTGGALTGTVRSVAGALGADVLLVPGDDGALYAVEASAAQITAVSSLDMTRQLADVVLADVPGTPVAADGAAAVRAGLLTGAALLAAEQAGVARWCVTTTVAYLKERKQFGRVVGGFQALKHRLAELYADAESAAAAARSATVTLSALGTEDPETRIAVAVAAAYCSDLAVRAAEEAVQLHGGIGMTWEAPVHLYLKRAKADQIGLGTAGRHRAALAGLVDLPA; this is translated from the coding sequence GTGAGCTTCACCCCGCACCTGCTCGACAGTGACGTCGAGGACGATCTGCGCGCCGCCGTCCGCGACCTGCTCGGCCGACGGGTCGCACCGTCGGACCTGATCGCCGCCTACGACGGCGACCCCGCGCCCGGCCTGCGGTCGGAGCTCGCGGACATGGGAGTCGCCGGCCTGCTCGTCCCGGAGGAGTCCGGTGGCGCCGGAGCCGGTGCCGCCGTCGCCGGCGTGGTCGCCGAGGAGCTCGGTTCCGCGTGTGCGGCCGGTGATTTCCTCACCTCGGCGGGCATCGCCACCGCGACGGCGCTCGCTGCGGGCGCCACCGACCTGGTGGCCGCCCTCGCCGCGGGGGAGCGCACCGCTGCGCTCGCCGTGCCCTTCTCCGTGGATCCGCACGGCCCGGTCCGGGGCGTCACCGTCACCGGCGGCGCGCTCACCGGGACCGTCCGGTCGGTGGCCGGGGCACTCGGCGCCGACGTGCTGCTGGTGCCGGGCGACGACGGTGCGCTGTACGCCGTCGAAGCGTCCGCCGCGCAGATCACCGCGGTCTCGTCCCTGGACATGACGCGGCAGCTCGCGGACGTCGTCCTCGCCGACGTCCCGGGAACGCCGGTCGCCGCCGACGGCGCCGCCGCCGTCCGCGCGGGGCTGCTCACCGGGGCGGCGCTGCTCGCCGCCGAGCAGGCAGGTGTCGCCCGCTGGTGCGTCACGACGACGGTCGCGTACCTCAAGGAGCGCAAGCAGTTCGGGCGCGTGGTCGGCGGGTTCCAGGCGCTCAAGCACCGCCTCGCCGAGCTGTACGCCGACGCCGAGTCCGCCGCCGCGGCGGCACGGTCGGCGACGGTGACGTTGTCCGCCCTCGGCACCGAGGACCCGGAGACCCGGATCGCGGTCGCCGTGGCGGCGGCGTACTGCTCCGACCTCGCGGTCCGCGCGGCGGAGGAGGCGGTGCAGCTGCACGGCGGCATCGGCATGACCTGGGAGGCGCCGGTGCATCTGTACCTCAAGCGCGCCAAGGCGGATCAGATCGGGCTCGGCACTGCGGGGCGGCACCGCGCCGCGCTCGCGGGCCTCGTCGACCTGCCCGCCTGA
- a CDS encoding phosphotriesterase family protein: MGVVHTVTGDVDAADLGVTLMHEHVFVLTPDIQQNYPEDFGDEDVRVDDAVAQLQKAHDAGVRTIVDPTVVGLGRYIPRIRRIAERTPVRIVAATGVYTYRDVPRYFMYRGPALTAMTGIDFPDPMVDMFVRDITEGIGDTGVKAGMLKCAIDHYGLTDGVERVMRAVAKAHNATGVPITVHTHPGSETGLLVKRVMCDEEGVDPSRIVLGHSGDSTDVEHLTALADAGFTLGFDRFGINLETTFEARNETLIEMVRRGYAERIVLSQDASCYIDWIDPNVKAGMTQWHYTHVFDDVFPYVLERGVTQAQIDTMLVDVPRRVLTGEA; encoded by the coding sequence ATGGGAGTCGTCCACACCGTCACCGGAGACGTCGACGCCGCCGATCTCGGCGTCACCCTCATGCACGAACACGTCTTCGTGCTCACCCCGGACATCCAGCAGAACTATCCGGAGGACTTCGGTGACGAGGATGTCCGGGTGGACGACGCCGTCGCTCAGTTGCAGAAGGCCCACGACGCGGGCGTGCGCACCATCGTCGATCCGACGGTGGTGGGCCTCGGCCGCTACATCCCGCGCATCCGGCGGATCGCGGAGCGCACACCGGTGCGGATCGTGGCGGCGACGGGCGTCTACACCTACCGGGACGTGCCGCGCTACTTCATGTACCGCGGCCCGGCGCTCACCGCGATGACCGGGATCGATTTCCCGGATCCCATGGTGGACATGTTCGTCCGCGACATCACCGAGGGCATCGGCGACACCGGGGTCAAGGCCGGCATGCTCAAGTGCGCCATCGATCACTACGGGCTCACCGACGGCGTCGAGCGCGTGATGCGCGCGGTGGCGAAGGCGCACAACGCCACCGGTGTGCCGATCACCGTGCACACGCATCCCGGCTCCGAGACGGGCCTGTTGGTCAAGCGGGTGATGTGCGATGAGGAGGGAGTCGACCCGAGCCGGATCGTGCTGGGGCACAGCGGCGACTCGACCGACGTCGAGCACCTCACGGCGCTTGCCGATGCCGGGTTCACCCTCGGCTTCGATCGGTTCGGCATCAACCTCGAGACCACGTTCGAGGCCCGCAACGAGACCCTCATCGAGATGGTGCGCCGCGGCTACGCCGAACGGATCGTACTGTCCCAGGACGCCTCCTGCTACATCGACTGGATCGACCCGAACGTCAAGGCGGGCATGACCCAGTGGCACTACACGCACGTCTTCGACGACGTCTTCCCGTACGTCCTCGAGCGAGGCGTCACCCAGGCGCAGATCGACACGATGCTCGTGGACGTGCCGCGCCGCGTGCTGACCGGGGAGGCGTAG
- a CDS encoding long-chain-fatty-acid--CoA ligase → MSFNLATMLRESADAAPSAPLLFAGDAELDYRTVDAESGRLAAGLIAAGLAPGDKVAVQLPNLPQFVVAYFGILKAGLTMVPLNPLFTAREVEYHLTDSDARLFITSAFSLAGALEGARAADVSDVVVVGGEPPAGARDFSALLGEDAREIHPTNADDTAVLLYTSGTTGRPKGAELTHIELYMNCTIAPQLFGMRADDVALGALPLFHVFGLSSVLNAAVRYGGSMALLPRFEAEAAIDVIERRRVTVLSGVPTMYVALLGVDIAGRDVRSLRAAVSGGASIPGGVIRAFEEKFPGLAILEGYGLSETASTATFNISAEQRKVLSIGKPIWGVQMRAVDPDGAELPPGEENVGEIVVRGHNVMKGYYKRPEATAEAIRNGWLHTGDLGYRDEDGYFFIVDRLKDLIVRGGYNVYPREVEEVLYAHPDVIEAAVVGRPDDRLGEEVVAHVVLRPGSALDEDGLAAYAKEHLAAYKYPRAYYVRAELPKGATGKILKRELRAQ, encoded by the coding sequence ATGTCGTTCAACCTCGCGACGATGCTCCGCGAATCCGCCGACGCCGCCCCGTCGGCGCCCCTGCTCTTCGCCGGTGACGCCGAGTTGGACTACCGCACCGTCGACGCCGAATCCGGTCGGCTCGCAGCGGGTCTGATTGCGGCGGGCCTGGCTCCGGGGGACAAGGTGGCCGTGCAGCTGCCGAACCTCCCGCAGTTCGTCGTCGCCTATTTCGGCATCCTCAAGGCCGGCCTGACGATGGTCCCGTTGAATCCGCTGTTCACGGCCCGCGAGGTCGAGTACCACCTGACCGACAGCGATGCCCGGCTGTTCATCACGTCCGCTTTCTCCCTCGCCGGCGCGCTCGAGGGCGCCCGCGCCGCGGACGTGAGCGACGTCGTGGTGGTGGGCGGCGAACCGCCCGCCGGGGCCCGGGATTTCAGCGCGCTGCTCGGCGAGGACGCGAGGGAGATCCACCCGACGAACGCCGACGACACCGCGGTGCTGCTCTACACGTCGGGGACGACCGGGCGTCCCAAGGGTGCCGAGCTCACCCACATCGAGCTCTACATGAACTGCACCATCGCGCCGCAGCTGTTCGGCATGCGGGCCGACGACGTCGCGCTCGGAGCGCTGCCGCTCTTCCACGTCTTCGGCCTCTCCAGCGTGCTCAACGCCGCGGTGCGGTACGGCGGGTCCATGGCGCTGTTGCCGCGGTTCGAGGCGGAGGCGGCGATCGACGTCATCGAGCGTCGCCGCGTCACCGTGCTCTCGGGCGTGCCGACGATGTACGTGGCACTGCTGGGCGTCGACATCGCGGGGCGCGACGTGCGGAGCCTGCGCGCCGCGGTCTCGGGCGGTGCGTCGATCCCCGGCGGCGTGATCCGCGCCTTCGAGGAGAAGTTCCCCGGGCTGGCGATCCTCGAGGGCTACGGGCTCTCGGAGACGGCGTCGACCGCGACCTTCAACATCAGCGCCGAACAGCGCAAGGTGCTCTCCATCGGCAAGCCCATCTGGGGCGTGCAGATGCGGGCCGTCGATCCCGACGGTGCCGAGCTCCCGCCCGGGGAGGAGAACGTCGGCGAGATCGTGGTGCGCGGGCACAACGTGATGAAGGGCTACTACAAACGGCCCGAGGCCACCGCGGAGGCGATCCGCAACGGCTGGTTGCACACCGGCGACCTCGGCTACCGCGACGAGGACGGCTACTTCTTCATCGTGGACCGGCTCAAGGACCTCATCGTGCGTGGCGGGTACAACGTCTACCCGCGCGAGGTCGAGGAGGTGCTCTACGCCCATCCGGACGTGATCGAGGCCGCCGTCGTGGGCCGCCCCGACGACCGGCTGGGGGAGGAGGTCGTGGCGCACGTCGTCCTGCGCCCCGGTTCCGCCCTCGACGAGGACGGCCTCGCCGCCTACGCGAAGGAGCATCTCGCGGCGTACAAGTACCCCCGCGCCTACTACGTGCGGGCCGAGCTGCCCAAGGGGGCCACGGGCAAGATCCTCAAGCGGGAACTGCGCGCGCAGTAG
- a CDS encoding alpha/beta fold hydrolase, which translates to MALLEPDFPSVNGRDTVRAWIYSPVRRPRAVVQVIHGLGEHSRRYLRLVTALLDAGFVVAAEDHAGHGATAMGSGVWGDAGADAAHVLVADAGTLRTTVQDLYPDLPYVAFGHSMGSMIARGLATARPDGIDGLVLCGIAAQIAGIDGVVDRAALAAEPDQAGPAPEHYVAELFDGFVSRFGAAAGPTDWVARDAEVVADHARDPFNNFGAPLSTRFLRGFIELYDAANGDAFYAALPPETPVLILAGDQDPVTNYGEGAYHVANALVASGHPDVRTRVYPGVRHEVHNEPETRDDVTAELIAFVERVIA; encoded by the coding sequence ATGGCACTCCTCGAACCCGATTTCCCGTCCGTCAACGGTCGCGACACCGTGCGCGCCTGGATCTACAGCCCCGTGCGGCGGCCCCGCGCGGTCGTGCAGGTGATCCACGGCCTGGGCGAGCACTCACGGCGCTATCTGCGCCTGGTGACCGCACTGCTCGACGCCGGTTTCGTGGTGGCCGCGGAGGATCACGCCGGGCACGGCGCCACCGCGATGGGCTCGGGTGTCTGGGGCGACGCCGGCGCGGACGCCGCACACGTGCTCGTCGCCGATGCCGGCACACTCCGCACGACGGTCCAGGACCTGTACCCCGACCTGCCCTACGTCGCGTTCGGCCACTCGATGGGCTCGATGATCGCCCGCGGGCTGGCGACGGCGCGGCCCGACGGGATCGACGGCCTGGTGCTGTGCGGTATCGCCGCGCAGATCGCCGGGATCGACGGCGTCGTCGATCGCGCCGCGCTCGCCGCGGAACCCGACCAGGCCGGCCCCGCCCCCGAGCACTACGTCGCCGAGCTCTTCGACGGCTTCGTCTCGCGCTTCGGCGCAGCGGCGGGCCCGACCGATTGGGTGGCGCGGGACGCGGAGGTCGTCGCCGACCACGCCCGCGATCCGTTCAACAACTTCGGCGCTCCGCTGTCGACGCGGTTCCTGCGCGGCTTCATCGAGCTCTACGACGCCGCGAACGGGGACGCGTTCTACGCCGCGCTGCCGCCGGAGACACCGGTGTTGATCCTTGCGGGCGACCAGGATCCGGTCACCAACTACGGCGAGGGCGCCTACCACGTGGCGAACGCCCTCGTCGCCTCCGGTCACCCCGACGTGCGCACCCGGGTGTACCCGGGCGTGCGCCACGAGGTGCACAACGAACCGGAGACGCGCGACGACGTGACCGCGGAGCTGATCGCCTTCGTCGAGCGCGTCATCGCCTGA
- a CDS encoding MFS transporter produces MTQTHDPGAAAPVTAKKSHGKLLTAGLVSSSIEWYDFFVYGTAAALVFDKVFFPDLSPLMGTLMAFATFAVGFVARPVGGILAGHFGDKIGRKPMLIWCLVAMGTATFLIGCLPTASAIGSLAPILLVSLRFVQGLACGGQWGGVVLLLTESAGPKKRGFAGTFGQMGVPLGLLLGNLMMILMNGVLDDAAFLSWGWRVPFWASAILVPVVMYIHKKIEDSPEFLALQREVAAKNAGKEAVAAAPLSEAIRKHWRKILLGAGLLAGTNSAFYVSIAGFVSYGSKKPSAGGLGMNSNSILACVLATSIVMPIVIMIAGAVSDRVGRRPLILIGGAVLVAWAFPFFWLAETTNIGLLLVAMFVSSFGQALTYGPLAAFMAELFEPRIRYSGASLAYQLAAVAVSGVAPLIMTAIIAETQSSTFVSVYLAAMGLVTFASAYLLKETNGKAVREDPNAVPGVPVAA; encoded by the coding sequence ATGACACAGACCCACGACCCGGGCGCCGCCGCACCGGTGACCGCGAAGAAGTCGCACGGCAAACTGCTGACCGCCGGGCTGGTGAGCAGCTCGATCGAGTGGTACGACTTCTTCGTCTACGGCACTGCCGCCGCCCTCGTGTTCGACAAGGTCTTCTTCCCGGACCTGTCGCCGCTGATGGGCACGCTGATGGCGTTCGCCACCTTCGCGGTGGGCTTCGTCGCCCGCCCGGTGGGCGGCATCCTCGCCGGGCACTTCGGCGACAAGATCGGTCGCAAGCCGATGCTCATCTGGTGCCTGGTCGCGATGGGGACCGCCACTTTCCTCATCGGCTGCCTGCCCACCGCGAGCGCGATCGGCTCGCTCGCGCCGATCCTGCTGGTGTCCCTGCGCTTCGTGCAGGGTCTGGCGTGCGGCGGCCAGTGGGGCGGCGTGGTCCTGCTGCTCACCGAGTCCGCCGGCCCCAAGAAGCGCGGCTTCGCCGGCACCTTCGGCCAGATGGGCGTGCCGCTGGGGCTGCTGCTGGGCAACCTGATGATGATCCTGATGAACGGCGTCCTCGACGACGCGGCCTTCCTCAGCTGGGGCTGGCGCGTGCCGTTCTGGGCCAGCGCGATCCTCGTACCCGTCGTGATGTACATCCACAAGAAGATCGAGGACTCGCCGGAGTTCCTCGCCCTGCAGCGCGAGGTCGCGGCCAAGAACGCCGGCAAGGAAGCGGTCGCCGCCGCTCCGCTGTCGGAGGCCATCCGCAAGCACTGGCGGAAGATCCTGCTCGGCGCGGGCCTGCTCGCCGGTACCAACTCCGCGTTCTACGTCTCGATCGCCGGCTTCGTCAGCTACGGCAGCAAGAAGCCGTCCGCGGGCGGCCTCGGAATGAACAGCAACTCGATCCTGGCGTGCGTACTGGCGACGTCGATCGTGATGCCGATCGTGATCATGATCGCCGGTGCCGTGTCCGACCGAGTCGGCCGCCGGCCGCTCATCCTGATCGGCGGCGCCGTGCTCGTCGCCTGGGCGTTCCCGTTCTTCTGGCTCGCCGAGACCACCAACATCGGTCTGCTGCTGGTCGCGATGTTCGTCTCGAGTTTCGGTCAGGCGCTGACCTACGGCCCGCTCGCCGCGTTCATGGCCGAACTGTTCGAACCGCGCATCCGCTACTCCGGCGCCTCGCTGGCGTACCAGCTCGCGGCCGTGGCCGTCTCGGGCGTCGCACCGCTGATCATGACGGCGATCATCGCGGAGACGCAGTCCAGTACGTTCGTCTCGGTCTACCTCGCGGCCATGGGCCTGGTGACCTTCGCCAGCGCCTACCTGCTCAAGGAGACGAACGGCAAGGCGGTGCGCGAGGATCCGAACGCCGTCCCCGGCGTCCCCGTAGCGGCGTGA
- a CDS encoding TetR/AcrR family transcriptional regulator yields the protein MTISQSQERARANRKDAGGARREELLRAAAECFDDLGYAATTVELIAARAETSRPTFYAYFRSKDEILLALVDRIGTELEATQMLDGIETDVPREVIAATMRAYADAVFANGGLVALFDAMAPVRDDVAEIWGRTTRRTHRRYTAYLESLDPSTVDLCLPPAALVTILNDTIHHGAKRVARDSPAARERFVADQIRVAERLIGF from the coding sequence GTGACGATCAGCCAATCACAGGAGCGGGCCCGCGCGAACCGCAAGGACGCCGGTGGCGCCCGCCGGGAGGAACTCCTCCGAGCGGCGGCCGAGTGCTTCGACGACCTCGGCTACGCGGCCACCACCGTCGAACTCATCGCCGCGCGCGCCGAGACCTCGCGTCCCACGTTCTACGCCTACTTCCGCTCCAAGGACGAGATCCTTCTCGCCCTGGTCGACCGGATCGGCACGGAGCTCGAGGCCACGCAGATGCTCGACGGCATCGAGACCGACGTTCCCCGCGAGGTGATCGCGGCGACGATGCGGGCCTACGCCGACGCCGTCTTCGCCAACGGCGGCCTGGTGGCACTGTTCGACGCGATGGCGCCGGTCCGCGACGACGTCGCCGAGATCTGGGGCCGGACCACTCGCCGCACCCATCGCCGCTACACCGCCTACCTCGAGTCCCTCGACCCGAGCACCGTCGACCTGTGCCTGCCGCCGGCGGCCCTGGTCACCATCCTCAACGACACCATCCACCACGGCGCGAAGCGGGTCGCGCGCGACAGCCCCGCCGCGCGTGAGCGATTCGTCGCGGACCAGATCCGCGTCGCCGAACGACTGATCGGCTTCTGA